The following are encoded in a window of Massilia sp. R2A-15 genomic DNA:
- the astB gene encoding N-succinylarginine dihydrolase, with the protein MPSAREYNFDGLVGPSHNYAGLSFGNVASFSNVKSASNPKQAALQGLAKMRALAARGFAQAVLPPHARPDFRMLRRLGFGGTDADVLARAYREAPVILACAYSASPMWTANAATVSPSADSGDGRAHFTAANLNNKLHRAHEHVQSTRTLRALFGDERHFAVHDALPSTPAFGDEGAANHTRLAASHGDKGVQLFVYGRVEFDPSAPAPKRYPARQTLEASQAIARLHELDAGRTVFASQNPDVIDQGVFHNDVIAVGNGNVLFYHEQAFADETQVLNQLRAAMDAAGAQLAPLRVDTRDVPVADAVTSYLFNSQLLSKPDGAMALVIPHECRENAAVSRYLERLVGEGGPVDELIEFDLRQSMRNGGGPACLRLRVALTEAESRAMHQGVIMTEALYAQLAEWVETHYRDRLEPKDLADPQLAIECAQALEELERILGLPGLYDLS; encoded by the coding sequence ATGCCATCTGCACGCGAATATAACTTCGACGGCCTGGTCGGCCCATCGCACAACTACGCCGGGCTCTCGTTCGGCAACGTCGCTTCGTTCAGCAACGTCAAGAGCGCTTCCAATCCAAAGCAGGCCGCGCTGCAGGGCCTGGCCAAGATGCGCGCGCTGGCGGCGCGCGGCTTCGCCCAGGCAGTGCTGCCGCCGCACGCGCGTCCCGACTTCCGCATGCTGCGCCGCCTCGGCTTCGGCGGCACCGACGCCGACGTGCTGGCGCGCGCGTATCGCGAAGCGCCCGTCATCCTGGCCTGTGCGTATTCCGCGTCGCCGATGTGGACCGCCAACGCCGCCACCGTCAGCCCGTCCGCCGACAGCGGCGACGGCCGCGCGCACTTCACCGCGGCGAACCTGAACAACAAGCTGCACCGCGCGCACGAGCACGTGCAGTCGACCCGCACCCTGCGCGCGCTGTTCGGCGACGAGCGCCACTTCGCCGTGCACGACGCGCTGCCATCGACGCCGGCCTTCGGCGACGAGGGCGCGGCCAACCACACCCGGCTGGCCGCCAGCCACGGCGACAAGGGCGTGCAGTTGTTCGTCTACGGCCGCGTCGAATTCGATCCTTCCGCGCCGGCGCCGAAGCGCTACCCCGCGCGCCAGACCCTCGAAGCGTCGCAAGCGATCGCCCGCCTGCACGAGCTCGATGCCGGCCGCACCGTGTTCGCCTCGCAGAATCCCGACGTGATCGACCAGGGCGTGTTCCACAACGACGTCATCGCCGTCGGCAACGGCAATGTGCTGTTCTATCACGAGCAGGCCTTCGCCGACGAAACCCAGGTCCTGAACCAGCTGCGCGCTGCGATGGATGCGGCAGGCGCACAATTGGCGCCGCTGCGGGTCGATACGCGCGACGTGCCGGTGGCCGACGCGGTGACCAGCTATCTGTTCAACAGCCAGCTATTGAGCAAGCCCGATGGCGCGATGGCGCTGGTGATCCCGCACGAATGCCGCGAGAACGCCGCGGTGTCGCGCTACCTGGAACGGCTGGTGGGCGAGGGCGGCCCGGTTGACGAACTGATCGAATTCGACCTGCGCCAGAGCATGCGCAACGGCGGCGGGCCTGCGTGCCTGCGCCTGCGCGTGGCCTTGACGGAGGCCGAGTCCCGGGCGATGCACCAGGGCGTCATTATGACCGAGGCGCTGTACGCGCAACTGGCCGAATGGGTCGAAACGCATTACCGCGACCGCCTCGAACCGAAAGACCTGGCCGATCCGCAGCTGGCCATCGAATGCGCGCAAGCGCTCGAAGAACTGGAACGCATCCTCGGGTTGCCTGGATTGTACGACCTGTCGTAA
- the astD gene encoding succinylglutamate-semialdehyde dehydrogenase: MAHLSNFIGGQWLAGSGAELATIDPSTGRQTWTSNESTPGDVAQAAQAARAAFEAWAMTPLDERIAVCTRFRDLLKQDAEELAGIIAEEVGKPLWEARTEVTTMANKVDISVQAYGARTGETAAKVPDGNAVLRHRPHGVFGVFGPYNFPGHLPNGHIVPALIAGNTVVFKPSEYAPRTAVKTVQLWEKAGLPAGVINLVNGGRNTGIALGQQNAIDGVLFTGSCQTGVALHKQFGGQPGKMLALEMGGNNPLVVWDARDVDAAVHHAVMSAFISAGQRCTCARRLIVQDNAAGAAFIKRLVDVASKLTVGPSNAEPQPFMGPVVSNAVASMLVQAQADMVAKGGVNLLQMRQLDPKAGFVTAGIADVTDAKGIPDEEWFGPLLQIIRVKDFDTAIKVANATEFGLAAALLSDDEALWKRFSVQARAGIVNWNRPTTGAASSAPFGGVGKSGNHRPSAYYAADYCAYPVASIETSELALPAKLSPGLTI, translated from the coding sequence ATGGCACACCTCAGTAACTTCATCGGCGGCCAATGGCTGGCCGGCAGCGGCGCCGAGCTGGCGACCATCGATCCGTCCACCGGCCGCCAGACCTGGACCAGCAACGAGTCCACCCCAGGCGACGTCGCGCAAGCCGCGCAGGCCGCGCGCGCCGCCTTCGAAGCCTGGGCGATGACGCCGCTCGACGAGCGCATCGCCGTATGCACGCGCTTTCGCGACCTGCTCAAGCAGGACGCTGAGGAACTCGCCGGCATCATCGCCGAGGAGGTCGGCAAGCCGCTGTGGGAAGCGCGCACTGAAGTGACCACCATGGCCAACAAGGTCGACATCTCGGTGCAGGCCTACGGCGCGCGCACCGGCGAGACGGCCGCCAAGGTCCCCGACGGCAATGCCGTGCTGCGCCACCGGCCGCACGGCGTCTTCGGCGTGTTTGGCCCTTACAACTTTCCTGGCCACCTGCCGAACGGGCATATCGTCCCGGCCCTCATCGCCGGTAACACGGTGGTGTTCAAGCCAAGCGAGTACGCGCCGCGCACCGCGGTCAAGACCGTGCAGCTGTGGGAAAAGGCGGGCCTGCCGGCCGGCGTGATCAACCTGGTCAACGGCGGCCGCAACACCGGCATCGCGCTCGGCCAGCAGAACGCGATCGACGGCGTGCTGTTTACCGGCAGCTGCCAGACCGGCGTCGCACTGCACAAGCAGTTCGGCGGCCAGCCCGGCAAGATGCTCGCGCTTGAAATGGGCGGCAACAACCCGCTGGTGGTGTGGGACGCGCGGGATGTCGACGCTGCCGTGCACCACGCGGTCATGTCGGCCTTCATCTCCGCCGGCCAGCGCTGCACCTGCGCGCGCCGCCTGATCGTGCAGGACAACGCCGCCGGCGCCGCCTTCATCAAGCGCCTGGTCGACGTCGCGTCGAAGCTCACCGTCGGCCCGTCCAACGCCGAGCCGCAGCCGTTCATGGGCCCGGTCGTGTCGAACGCCGTCGCCTCGATGCTGGTGCAGGCGCAGGCCGACATGGTCGCAAAAGGCGGCGTCAACCTGCTGCAAATGCGCCAGCTCGACCCGAAGGCCGGCTTCGTCACCGCCGGCATTGCCGACGTCACCGATGCGAAGGGCATTCCCGACGAAGAATGGTTCGGCCCCCTGCTGCAAATCATCCGCGTGAAGGATTTCGATACCGCGATCAAGGTCGCCAACGCCACCGAATTCGGCCTGGCCGCCGCGCTGTTGTCGGACGACGAGGCGCTGTGGAAGCGCTTCTCGGTGCAGGCGCGCGCCGGCATCGTCAACTGGAATCGCCCGACCACCGGCGCGGCCAGCTCGGCGCCGTTCGGCGGCGTGGGCAAATCGGGCAACCACCGCCCGAGCGCCTACTACGCGGCCGACTATTGCGCCTACCCGGTCGCATCGATCGAAACCAGCGAACTCGCGCTGCCGGCCAAGCTGTCGCCCGGCCTCACCATTTGA
- the astA gene encoding arginine N-succinyltransferase: protein MLVVRAIKTSDLDALLDMATQVGSGMTTLKPDRTMLGDRVDVAVASFAQAIAPEKRDYMFVMEDTSNGRMAGVCAIKGAVGLTEPFYNYRIGTLVHSSRELDIFTRMDTLYLSNDLTGSTELCSLFLHPDYRFGHNGKWLSKSRFLFIAQFPHLFTEKLIAEMRGYQADDGSSPFYEGLGRHFFKMDFDHVDELTALGKKSFIAELMPRQPLYVDYLPASAQEVIGKVHRNTQPARKMLEQEGMHFEGYVDIFDAGPVLQGRVSELRAVRQSELVTVVEGAAPPNSDHTLVSNTVMQDFRMIVACAAPASDSIALTSAQLDLLHCRHGEQVRTLPLNSRKNLNGTPQ from the coding sequence ATGCTAGTCGTACGCGCAATCAAAACCTCGGACCTCGACGCCCTGCTCGACATGGCGACCCAGGTCGGCAGCGGCATGACCACCCTCAAGCCCGACCGCACCATGCTGGGCGACCGCGTGGACGTCGCCGTGGCCTCGTTCGCGCAGGCCATCGCGCCCGAAAAACGCGACTACATGTTCGTCATGGAGGACACCTCGAATGGCCGCATGGCCGGCGTCTGCGCCATCAAGGGCGCGGTCGGCCTGACCGAGCCGTTCTATAACTACCGCATCGGCACGCTGGTGCACTCGAGCCGCGAACTCGATATCTTCACGCGCATGGACACGCTGTACCTGTCGAACGACCTCACCGGGTCCACCGAACTGTGCTCGCTGTTCCTGCATCCCGACTACCGCTTCGGCCACAACGGCAAGTGGCTGTCGAAAAGCCGCTTCCTGTTCATCGCCCAGTTCCCGCACCTGTTCACCGAAAAGCTGATCGCGGAGATGCGCGGCTACCAGGCCGACGACGGCAGCTCGCCGTTCTACGAAGGCCTGGGCCGCCACTTCTTCAAGATGGATTTCGACCACGTCGACGAACTGACCGCGCTGGGCAAGAAGTCCTTCATCGCCGAACTGATGCCGCGCCAGCCGCTGTACGTGGACTACCTGCCGGCTTCGGCGCAGGAAGTGATCGGCAAGGTCCACCGCAACACCCAGCCCGCGCGCAAGATGCTCGAGCAGGAGGGCATGCACTTCGAAGGCTACGTCGATATCTTCGACGCCGGCCCGGTGCTTCAGGGCCGCGTGTCCGAACTGCGCGCCGTGCGCCAGAGCGAACTGGTGACCGTCGTCGAAGGCGCCGCGCCGCCGAACTCGGACCATACGCTGGTGTCCAACACTGTGATGCAGGACTTCCGCATGATCGTCGCCTGCGCGGCGCCGGCATCGGACTCCATCGCACTGACCTCCGCGCAGCTCGATCTGCTGCACTGCCGCCACGGCGAACAGGTGCGCACGCTGCCGCTCAATTCAAGGAAGAACCTCAATGGCACACCTCAGTAA
- a CDS encoding arginine N-succinyltransferase, which translates to MHVVRPVELSDVAALETLAAVTMPGVHTLPKTREKIAASVERSIASFAAHVDIPSEESYLFVLENQATREIVGTAAIHASAGSNGTYFSFRNDVIQQVSRDLNISHSVHALTLCSELTAYSQLSGFYVREREAAGIEAALLSRARLLFAVLAPHRFGDRFFVPLAGVTDDKGSSPFWDALGRKFFKMDFLDAERVIGGARNRTLIVELMPHYPVYVPLLPGDAQAVMGQIHPDGQLAFDLLTEEGFEADDYVDIFDGGPILQAHKNSLRSFTGSVIRQVALAEPGAACDALATYAIAASSEQNFRAITTTCPSVETGEVVYLAQDALDALMVAPGDSVICVRI; encoded by the coding sequence ATGCACGTTGTCCGTCCGGTAGAACTGTCCGACGTCGCCGCCCTCGAAACGCTGGCGGCGGTGACGATGCCGGGTGTCCACACGCTGCCGAAGACGCGCGAGAAAATCGCCGCTTCGGTGGAGCGTTCGATCGCCTCGTTCGCCGCCCACGTGGACATCCCCAGCGAAGAGTCCTACCTGTTCGTGCTGGAGAACCAGGCCACGCGCGAAATCGTCGGCACCGCCGCGATCCACGCCTCGGCCGGTTCGAACGGCACCTACTTCTCCTTCCGCAACGACGTGATCCAGCAGGTCTCGCGCGACCTGAACATCAGCCACAGCGTCCACGCGCTCACGCTCTGTTCCGAGCTGACCGCCTACTCGCAGCTTTCCGGCTTCTACGTGCGCGAGCGCGAAGCCGCCGGCATCGAAGCGGCGCTGCTGTCGCGCGCGCGCCTGCTGTTCGCCGTGCTCGCGCCGCACCGCTTCGGCGACCGCTTCTTCGTCCCGCTGGCCGGCGTCACCGACGACAAAGGCTCGTCGCCGTTCTGGGACGCGCTGGGCCGCAAATTCTTCAAGATGGATTTCCTCGACGCCGAACGCGTCATCGGCGGCGCCCGCAACCGCACCCTGATCGTCGAGCTGATGCCGCACTACCCGGTGTACGTGCCGCTGCTGCCGGGCGACGCGCAGGCGGTGATGGGCCAGATCCATCCCGACGGCCAGCTCGCCTTCGACCTGCTCACCGAGGAAGGCTTCGAGGCCGACGACTACGTCGACATCTTCGACGGCGGCCCGATCCTGCAGGCCCACAAGAATTCGCTGCGTTCCTTCACCGGCTCGGTGATCCGCCAAGTGGCGCTGGCCGAACCGGGCGCCGCCTGCGACGCGCTGGCGACCTACGCGATCGCCGCCAGCAGCGAGCAGAACTTCCGCGCCATCACCACGACCTGCCCATCGGTCGAAACGGGCGAGGTGGTGTATCTGGCGCAGGACGCGCTCGATGCGCTGATGGTGGCCCCCGGCGACAGCGTCATCTGCGTCAGAATCTGA
- the astC gene encoding acetylornithine/succinylornithine family transaminase → MNAKLESGVTTRPVTRQTFDEVLVPTYAPAAMVPVRASGLDLWDQNGKHYLDFTAGIAVTSLGHAHPALVDALTKQINTLWHLGNGYTNEPVLRLALALTDATFADRAFFCNSGAEANEAALKLARKYAHAKFGAHKSRIVSCLSSFHGRTLFTVSVGGQPKYTEGFEPLPQEINHIPYNDIAAARAAITDDVAAVIVEPIQGEGGVIPGDPAFLKALRERCDETGALLVFDEVQSGVGRTGSLYAYMETGVTPDILTTAKALGNGYPIGAMLTTTAIAEHFSVGSHGTTYGGNPLAATVALNVVETINQPAFLARVKQASAKLFANLEKLAADYPQLFGKVRGQGLLIGLPVADAFKGRAKDYTKAAEALGLMLLIAGPDVIRLAPALIVSDEQIAEADRIMRAAADAILAAV, encoded by the coding sequence ATGAACGCAAAGCTTGAATCGGGTGTCACCACGCGGCCTGTCACGAGGCAGACTTTCGACGAAGTACTGGTCCCCACCTACGCCCCGGCGGCGATGGTGCCAGTGCGCGCCTCCGGCCTGGACCTGTGGGACCAGAACGGCAAGCATTACCTCGATTTCACCGCCGGCATCGCCGTCACCAGCCTCGGCCACGCCCACCCGGCCCTGGTCGACGCCCTCACCAAGCAGATCAACACGCTCTGGCACCTCGGCAACGGCTACACCAACGAGCCCGTCCTGCGCCTGGCCCTGGCCCTGACCGACGCCACCTTCGCCGACCGCGCCTTCTTCTGCAACTCCGGCGCCGAAGCCAACGAAGCGGCCCTGAAGCTGGCCCGCAAATACGCCCACGCCAAGTTCGGCGCCCACAAGTCGCGCATCGTGTCCTGCCTGTCGTCGTTCCACGGCCGCACCCTGTTCACCGTCTCGGTCGGCGGCCAGCCGAAGTACACCGAAGGCTTCGAGCCGCTGCCGCAGGAGATCAACCACATCCCATACAACGACATCGCCGCCGCGCGCGCCGCCATCACCGATGACGTCGCGGCCGTGATCGTCGAGCCGATCCAGGGCGAGGGCGGCGTGATCCCGGGCGACCCTGCTTTCCTGAAAGCGCTGCGCGAACGCTGCGACGAAACCGGCGCGCTGCTGGTGTTCGACGAAGTCCAGTCCGGCGTCGGCCGCACCGGCTCCCTGTACGCCTACATGGAAACCGGCGTCACCCCTGACATCCTGACCACCGCCAAGGCGCTCGGCAACGGCTACCCGATCGGCGCCATGCTGACCACCACCGCAATCGCCGAACACTTCAGCGTCGGATCGCACGGCACCACCTACGGCGGCAACCCGCTGGCCGCGACCGTCGCGCTGAACGTGGTCGAGACGATCAACCAGCCGGCCTTCCTGGCGCGCGTCAAGCAGGCCAGCGCAAAGCTGTTCGCCAACCTCGAAAAGCTCGCGGCCGACTACCCGCAGCTGTTCGGCAAGGTGCGCGGCCAGGGCCTGCTGATTGGCCTGCCGGTCGCCGACGCCTTCAAGGGCCGCGCCAAGGATTACACCAAGGCCGCCGAAGCCCTCGGCCTGATGCTGCTGATCGCCGGCCCCGACGTGATCCGCCTGGCGCCGGCCCTGATCGTCTCCGACGAGCAGATCGCCGAAGCCGACCGCATCATGCGCGCCGCCGCCGACGCCATCCTGGCCGCCGTCTGA